From a single Rhizobium lusitanum genomic region:
- a CDS encoding pyridoxal phosphate-dependent aminotransferase gives MFSLSKRSDVEPFHAMDVLAEATRRRQAGHAVISMAVGQPSHPTPQAALEAARTALDHGRIGYTDALGTLALKQALAGHYQARHGLEIDPARIAITTGSSAGFNLAFLTLFDPGDSVAIARPGYPAYRNILAALGLDVVEVPVTAETQFTLTPESLEAAQVASGKRLKGVLLASPANPTGTVTGRAALKALADYCADRSIAFISDEIYHGLTFVGEETSALELTDEAIVINSFSKYYCMTGWRIGWMVLPERLVRPIERVAQSLYISAPELSQIAAAAALGAGAELDTYRESYRRNRDFLMQRLPEIGFSIASPMDGAFYAYLDVTRFTNDSMAFARKMLADINVAATPGLDFDPIEGHRAMRMSYAGSNAEIEEAVTRMADWLK, from the coding sequence TTGTTTTCCCTATCCAAACGCAGCGATGTCGAACCCTTCCATGCCATGGACGTGCTGGCGGAGGCGACGCGGAGACGGCAGGCGGGGCATGCAGTCATCTCCATGGCCGTCGGCCAGCCGTCACACCCGACGCCCCAGGCAGCGCTTGAGGCAGCACGCACGGCGCTCGATCATGGCCGTATCGGCTATACCGATGCGCTCGGCACGTTGGCGCTGAAGCAGGCTCTTGCCGGCCATTACCAGGCCCGGCATGGGCTGGAGATCGACCCAGCACGGATCGCCATCACCACCGGCTCGTCGGCCGGCTTCAATCTCGCCTTCCTGACGCTATTTGATCCCGGCGATAGTGTGGCAATCGCTCGGCCGGGCTACCCGGCCTATCGCAACATTCTTGCCGCCCTCGGGCTTGATGTCGTCGAGGTGCCTGTTACGGCGGAAACACAATTCACGCTGACGCCGGAAAGCCTGGAGGCTGCACAAGTTGCCAGCGGCAAGCGGTTGAAAGGTGTGTTGCTCGCAAGCCCAGCCAATCCAACCGGCACGGTGACGGGCAGGGCGGCGCTGAAGGCACTTGCCGACTATTGCGCCGATCGCTCGATCGCTTTCATTTCCGACGAGATCTATCACGGATTGACCTTCGTCGGTGAGGAGACGAGCGCTCTGGAACTGACCGACGAGGCGATCGTCATCAACTCCTTCTCGAAATATTATTGCATGACCGGCTGGCGCATCGGCTGGATGGTGCTGCCGGAGCGGCTGGTGCGCCCGATCGAGCGCGTCGCCCAGAGCCTTTATATTTCCGCGCCGGAGCTTTCTCAGATTGCCGCGGCAGCAGCACTTGGGGCAGGGGCTGAGCTGGATACCTATCGCGAAAGCTATCGTCGGAACCGCGATTTCCTGATGCAACGCCTGCCCGAAATCGGCTTCTCCATCGCCTCTCCGATGGACGGCGCTTTTTACGCCTATCTCGATGTGACGAGATTCACCAACGACAGCATGGCCTTCGCGCGCAAGATGCTGGCAGACATCAACGTCGCCGCCACGCCCGGCCTCGACTTCGATCCGATCGAGGGACATCGTGCGATGCGCATGTCCTATGCGGGTTCGAATGCGGAAATCGAGGAAGCCGTGACGCGCATGGCCGACTGGCTGAAATAG
- a CDS encoding DsbA family protein: MTLFSKTLLTVSAVAIAASLAFVQPAAALDDQQKKEFGEFIKEYLVEHPEVLLDAQAALEKKQDAARLAQSSQTVTQNKDAIFNSKNDISLGNPKGDITVVEFFDYNCTYCRHALGDMETLLKQDTNVRFVLKEFPILGPDSIAASRVSDAFRKLAPEKYAAFHRALLGSDGRASEDSAIEVASSLGVKEAAIRAEMAKSPNTDSVKATYQLATDLNVTGTPAYIIGNETISGAIGLEAIQQKIANVRSCGKTTC, from the coding sequence ATGACCCTTTTTTCCAAAACCCTGCTGACGGTTTCGGCGGTCGCCATTGCCGCATCGCTTGCCTTCGTCCAGCCCGCAGCCGCCCTGGATGATCAGCAGAAGAAGGAGTTCGGGGAGTTCATCAAGGAATATCTCGTCGAGCACCCGGAAGTCTTGCTGGATGCGCAGGCCGCGCTTGAGAAGAAGCAGGACGCAGCGCGCCTTGCCCAGTCGAGCCAGACAGTCACCCAGAACAAGGACGCCATTTTCAATTCCAAGAACGATATCTCGCTCGGTAATCCGAAGGGCGACATCACCGTCGTCGAGTTCTTCGACTATAACTGCACCTATTGCCGCCATGCGCTCGGCGATATGGAGACGTTGCTGAAGCAGGACACGAATGTGCGTTTCGTGCTGAAGGAATTCCCGATTCTGGGACCGGATTCGATTGCCGCATCAAGGGTTTCCGATGCTTTCCGCAAGCTGGCGCCTGAAAAATACGCCGCCTTCCATCGTGCGCTGCTCGGCAGCGACGGTCGCGCCTCTGAAGATAGCGCCATCGAGGTCGCAAGCTCGCTCGGCGTTAAGGAAGCGGCGATCCGTGCCGAGATGGCCAAGAGCCCGAACACCGATTCGGTCAAGGCCACCTACCAGCTCGCCACCGATCTCAACGTCACCGGCACGCCGGCCTATATCATCGGCAACGAGACGATCTCGGGCGCCATAGGCCTGGAGGCCATTCAGCAGAAGATCGCCAATGTCCGCAGTTGCGGTAAGACCACCTGCTGA
- a CDS encoding NAD kinase: MSRAFQSVCFLASTAPEAQAAQEELIRLYGQTPQANADIVVALGGDGFMLQTLHTTMNSGKRVYGMNRGSIGFLMNDYRTDNLLERIEAAVENAFHPLQMTTRNADGSSCVALAINEVSLFRQSYQTAKLKVEIDGRVRLPELICDGLMVTTPAGSTAYNLSAHGPILPLEAPLLAMTPVSAFRPRRWRGALLPNKVTVDITVLEAEKRPVNAAADNTEVKSVVGVRITQSEDTTARILSDPDRSWSDRILAEQFSG, encoded by the coding sequence ATGTCACGCGCTTTTCAATCTGTTTGTTTTCTCGCCTCGACCGCGCCGGAAGCCCAGGCCGCGCAAGAGGAACTGATTCGCCTCTATGGCCAGACGCCGCAGGCGAATGCAGATATCGTCGTGGCGCTCGGTGGCGACGGCTTCATGTTGCAGACGCTGCACACGACAATGAATTCCGGTAAACGCGTCTATGGCATGAATCGCGGTTCGATCGGGTTCCTGATGAACGACTATCGCACCGATAACCTGCTGGAGCGCATCGAGGCCGCCGTCGAAAACGCATTTCACCCGCTACAGATGACCACGCGCAATGCGGATGGTAGCAGTTGCGTTGCCTTGGCCATCAACGAGGTGTCGCTGTTTCGCCAGTCCTATCAGACGGCAAAGCTAAAGGTCGAGATCGACGGCCGCGTCCGCCTGCCGGAATTGATCTGCGATGGCCTGATGGTGACGACGCCGGCGGGCTCCACCGCCTATAATCTTTCCGCGCATGGCCCCATCCTGCCGCTGGAGGCACCGCTGCTTGCCATGACGCCGGTCAGCGCCTTCCGCCCCCGCCGCTGGCGCGGCGCGCTCCTGCCGAACAAGGTGACGGTCGATATCACCGTGCTCGAAGCGGAAAAACGCCCGGTCAACGCTGCCGCCGACAACACCGAGGTCAAATCAGTCGTCGGCGTCCGAATCACCCAGAGCGAAGACACGACGGCGCGCATCCTGTCCGATCCGGACAGGTCGTGGTCGGACAGGATCCTGGCGGAACAGTTTTCGGGTTGA
- the prfB gene encoding peptide chain release factor 2 (programmed frameshift), which produces MRAEIEKIVDETKQAISLLRRHLDWDQAVRRLDWLNNKSEDPTLWNDATEAQKLMRERQHLDDGISGVRALEQQLTDNVEMIELGEEEGDADVVREAEDALKTLKTEAARRQVEAMLSGEADSNDTYVEVHSGAGGTESQDWANMLLRMYTRWAERQRFKVELLEVHDGEEAGIKSATLLVKGHNAYGWLKTESGVHRLVRISPYDSNARRHTSFSSIWIYPVVDDSIQIDINEGDCRIDTYRSSGAGGQHVNTTDSAVRITHIPTGIVVQCQQERSQHKNRAKAWDMLRARMYEAELMKREEAASAEAASKTDIGWGHQIRSYVLQPYQLVKDLRTGVTSTAPDDVLDGDLNEFMEAALAHRISGAADAAVDDVD; this is translated from the exons ATGCGAGCGGAAATCGAGAAAATAGTCGACGAGACCAAGCAGGCCATAAGCCTGCTGAGGAGGCATCTT GACTGGGATCAGGCGGTAAGACGACTGGACTGGTTGAATAACAAGTCAGAGGATCCGACCCTCTGGAATGATGCCACCGAAGCACAGAAGCTGATGCGCGAGCGCCAGCATCTTGACGACGGCATTAGCGGCGTGCGTGCGCTTGAGCAGCAGCTTACCGACAATGTCGAGATGATCGAGCTTGGCGAGGAAGAGGGCGATGCCGACGTCGTCCGCGAAGCCGAAGACGCTCTCAAGACGTTGAAGACGGAGGCTGCACGCCGGCAGGTGGAAGCCATGCTGTCGGGCGAAGCCGATTCTAACGACACCTATGTCGAAGTCCATTCCGGCGCCGGCGGCACGGAGAGCCAGGACTGGGCGAACATGCTGTTGCGCATGTACACCCGCTGGGCCGAACGCCAGCGCTTCAAGGTGGAGCTTCTGGAAGTTCATGACGGTGAAGAAGCCGGCATCAAGTCCGCGACGCTTCTGGTCAAGGGCCACAATGCCTATGGCTGGCTGAAGACCGAATCGGGTGTTCATCGCCTGGTGCGTATCTCTCCCTATGACAGCAACGCACGCCGTCATACGTCCTTCTCGTCGATCTGGATCTATCCTGTGGTCGACGACTCGATCCAGATCGATATCAATGAAGGTGACTGCCGCATCGATACCTATCGTTCGTCCGGCGCCGGCGGCCAGCACGTCAACACGACCGATTCGGCCGTGCGTATCACGCACATCCCGACCGGCATCGTCGTGCAGTGCCAGCAGGAACGTTCACAGCACAAGAACCGCGCCAAGGCGTGGGACATGCTGCGTGCCCGCATGTACGAGGCGGAGTTGATGAAGCGGGAAGAGGCAGCCAGTGCCGAAGCCGCGTCGAAGACCGATATTGGCTGGGGCCACCAGATCCGCTCCTACGTCCTGCAGCCCTACCAGCTCGTCAAGGACCTGCGCACTGGCGTTACCAGCACCGCTCCGGACGACGTGCTCGACGGCGATCTCAACGAATTCATGGAAGCAGCACTCGCCCACCGCATCAGCGGCGCGGCCGATGCGGCCGTGGACGACGTGGATTGA
- a CDS encoding N-acetylmuramoyl-L-alanine amidase, which yields MNMGRSGQLLKGWRHAAESGVRALRIALAAFAVTALSAVSPLATAEAAADPVLAYDARIAGDDARTRIVIDMDREATFSVHYLDNPVRVVIDLPATAFGFPAADLKPIGLFKDIRYGTMDQDSARIVLTATKPVKLVMAKVQSDENGKGHRLVLDAEMLPAGQFAELVKQQSWANDDTAKDVGPVAPMEKLDPGIFLVAVDAGHGGIDTGATASDGVTHEKEITLAYAKLLADRLNAQPGIKAFLTRDKDEYLSLSQRVTIARQNHASLFISLHADTLKQKDIRGATVYTISDKASDKLAGEVADRENNSDQLAGAETQTQPAAVADILMDLTRRETQAFSISLAQDVLTSFNGQISMINNPHRHAGFRVLQAPDVPSILLELGFLSNKDDEKLLLDPDWRQKLIGQLTAAVKQYRASTAANGG from the coding sequence ATGAATATGGGGCGCAGTGGGCAATTGTTAAAGGGATGGCGGCATGCAGCGGAGAGTGGCGTGAGGGCCTTGCGAATTGCACTAGCGGCTTTTGCTGTGACGGCTCTTTCCGCCGTTTCGCCGCTTGCGACGGCTGAGGCTGCCGCCGATCCCGTGCTTGCCTATGATGCTCGCATTGCCGGCGATGACGCCCGCACCCGCATCGTCATCGACATGGACCGGGAGGCGACATTTTCCGTCCATTATCTCGACAATCCCGTGCGCGTGGTCATCGACCTTCCGGCAACTGCTTTTGGCTTCCCGGCTGCCGACCTCAAGCCGATCGGGCTTTTCAAGGATATCCGCTACGGCACCATGGACCAGGACAGCGCTCGCATCGTGCTGACGGCAACGAAGCCGGTGAAGCTGGTTATGGCCAAGGTGCAGTCTGATGAAAATGGCAAGGGGCATCGCCTTGTGCTTGATGCCGAGATGCTGCCCGCCGGCCAATTCGCGGAACTCGTCAAGCAGCAGAGCTGGGCCAATGATGATACAGCCAAGGATGTTGGCCCGGTGGCGCCGATGGAAAAGCTCGATCCGGGCATCTTCCTTGTGGCTGTCGATGCCGGCCATGGCGGTATCGACACCGGCGCGACCGCCAGCGATGGCGTCACGCACGAAAAGGAAATTACGCTCGCCTACGCCAAGCTTCTGGCTGACAGACTGAACGCCCAGCCCGGTATCAAGGCTTTTCTGACACGTGACAAGGATGAATATCTGTCGCTGTCGCAACGCGTGACCATCGCTCGCCAGAACCATGCATCACTCTTTATATCTTTGCATGCCGATACGTTGAAGCAGAAGGATATCCGCGGCGCGACGGTCTACACCATCTCCGACAAGGCCTCCGACAAGCTGGCTGGTGAAGTGGCCGACCGCGAGAACAACTCCGATCAGCTCGCCGGTGCGGAGACGCAAACTCAGCCCGCCGCGGTCGCCGATATCCTGATGGATCTGACCCGGCGTGAAACGCAGGCTTTTTCCATTTCCCTGGCGCAGGATGTGCTGACCTCCTTCAATGGCCAGATCTCCATGATCAACAATCCGCATCGCCATGCCGGGTTCCGCGTATTGCAGGCGCCGGATGTGCCCTCCATTCTGCTCGAACTGGGGTTCCTGTCGAACAAGGATGATGAGAAGCTGCTGCTCGATCCCGATTGGCGTCAGAAGCTGATCGGTCAGCTAACTGCCGCCGTCAAACAATACCGCGCTTCGACCGCTGCGAATGGCGGATAA
- a CDS encoding penicillin-binding protein 1A yields the protein MVRLIGYFFGLGCILFLGVAAAAAIYLSVVSKDLPDYEVLAKYAPPVTTRIHAGNGALMKEYSRENRLFIPIQAIPDRLKAAFLSAEDKNFYNHPGVDVGGLLRAVAVNLQNIGSGRRFVGASTITQQVAKNFLLSADQTFDRKLKEAILSFRIEQAYSKDKILELYLNEIYFGLNSYGIAGAALTYFDKSVNELTIADSAYLASLPKGPANYNPFRHPEAAMTRRNWVIDRMVENGYVSQSDGEEAKKQTLGVAPPKNGPSLAASDFFAEEVRRQLIDQYGEKALYEGGLSVRTSFDPQLQLEARKALQDGLIDYDERRGFHGPIKQIATSQDWGPELAKIPTLSDVPEWQLAVVLSVSDQAVDIGLQPSVDAAGRVATERKRGVIAAADMRWAFRLAGSGKAAKSPSGVLSPGDVVFAQKTGGADSSSYRLRQPPKVQGGLVAMDPHTGRVLAMVGGFSYAQSEFNRATQAKRQPGSSFKPFVYAAAMDNGYTPASVILDDPLQITLSNGDVWKPTNYEGEGGGAHTLRFAIEHSRNLMTVRLAADMGMPLVAEYANRFGIYDRMNPVLAMSLGAGETTVLRMVSAYSVIANGGKQIKPTLIDRIQDRYGATIFKHEERVCEACNVSEWKNQDEPVIADNREQVLDPMTAYQVTSMMQGVILRGTAAGKIKLNTDVAGKTGTTNDEKDAWFVGYTPSLVAGLYIGYDTPSTLGRGGTGGSLAAPIFNEFMQAATQDQPPQKFQVPAGMIITAVNRGTGMAAQPGDPNAIMEAFKPGTGPATTFTVIGGGDASAQVAPEEILRTSPQANQAVTSGSGGLF from the coding sequence ATGGTCAGACTGATAGGATATTTCTTTGGATTGGGCTGCATCCTGTTCCTGGGTGTTGCGGCCGCGGCGGCTATTTATCTGAGCGTCGTCTCCAAGGATCTGCCGGACTACGAGGTCCTGGCAAAGTACGCGCCGCCGGTAACGACGCGCATCCATGCCGGCAACGGCGCGCTGATGAAGGAATATTCGCGGGAAAACCGGCTGTTTATTCCGATCCAGGCTATTCCCGACCGCCTCAAGGCGGCTTTCCTGTCGGCTGAAGACAAGAATTTCTACAATCATCCGGGCGTGGATGTCGGCGGTCTGTTGCGCGCAGTTGCCGTCAACCTGCAGAATATCGGTTCAGGCCGCCGCTTTGTTGGCGCGTCGACAATCACGCAGCAGGTCGCCAAGAACTTTCTGCTATCGGCGGACCAGACCTTCGACCGCAAGCTCAAGGAAGCGATCCTGTCCTTCCGCATCGAGCAGGCCTACAGCAAGGACAAGATCCTTGAGCTCTATCTGAACGAGATCTATTTCGGCCTCAATTCCTATGGCATCGCCGGCGCAGCACTCACCTATTTCGACAAATCGGTCAACGAACTGACCATTGCCGATTCGGCCTATCTCGCCTCGCTGCCCAAGGGACCTGCCAACTACAATCCATTCCGTCATCCTGAAGCCGCGATGACCCGCCGCAACTGGGTGATCGACCGCATGGTCGAGAATGGCTACGTCAGCCAGAGCGATGGTGAAGAGGCCAAGAAGCAGACGCTCGGCGTCGCACCGCCGAAGAATGGGCCGTCGCTTGCCGCCTCGGATTTCTTTGCCGAGGAAGTTCGCCGGCAGTTGATCGATCAATATGGAGAGAAGGCGCTCTATGAGGGCGGCCTTTCCGTGCGCACATCGTTTGATCCGCAATTGCAGCTCGAAGCGCGCAAGGCGCTGCAGGACGGCCTCATCGACTATGACGAGCGTCGTGGCTTCCATGGCCCGATCAAGCAGATCGCGACATCGCAGGACTGGGGTCCGGAGCTTGCCAAGATTCCGACTTTGAGCGACGTTCCGGAGTGGCAGCTTGCCGTGGTACTTTCCGTGTCCGACCAGGCGGTTGATATCGGCTTGCAGCCGAGCGTCGATGCCGCCGGCAGGGTCGCGACCGAGCGCAAGCGCGGCGTCATAGCGGCCGCCGATATGCGTTGGGCATTCCGCCTGGCTGGCAGCGGCAAGGCGGCGAAATCGCCGAGCGGCGTGCTGAGCCCCGGCGATGTGGTCTTCGCCCAGAAGACCGGCGGTGCGGATTCCAGCAGCTATCGTCTGCGCCAGCCGCCGAAAGTGCAGGGTGGCCTCGTCGCGATGGATCCGCATACCGGCCGCGTGCTTGCCATGGTCGGCGGCTTCTCCTACGCGCAATCTGAATTCAACCGTGCCACCCAGGCCAAGCGCCAGCCTGGCTCATCCTTCAAGCCCTTCGTCTATGCCGCGGCTATGGACAATGGCTACACTCCGGCTTCGGTCATTCTCGATGACCCTCTGCAAATTACCCTCAGCAATGGGGATGTTTGGAAACCGACGAACTATGAAGGCGAGGGCGGTGGCGCCCATACGCTTCGCTTCGCCATCGAGCATTCACGTAACCTGATGACCGTGCGCCTTGCCGCCGACATGGGCATGCCGCTGGTTGCCGAGTACGCCAATCGCTTCGGCATCTACGACCGCATGAACCCGGTGCTTGCCATGTCGCTTGGCGCTGGCGAAACGACGGTGCTGCGTATGGTTTCCGCCTATTCGGTCATTGCCAATGGCGGCAAGCAGATCAAGCCGACATTGATCGACCGCATTCAGGACCGCTATGGCGCGACCATCTTCAAGCATGAAGAGCGCGTCTGCGAGGCCTGCAATGTCAGCGAATGGAAAAACCAGGACGAGCCCGTGATCGCCGACAACCGCGAGCAGGTGCTTGATCCGATGACGGCCTATCAGGTGACGTCGATGATGCAGGGCGTGATTCTTCGCGGCACCGCCGCCGGCAAGATCAAGCTGAACACCGACGTCGCCGGCAAGACCGGCACGACCAACGACGAGAAGGACGCCTGGTTCGTCGGCTACACGCCGAGCCTCGTTGCCGGCCTCTATATCGGTTACGACACGCCGAGCACGCTCGGTCGCGGCGGAACCGGCGGGTCGCTTGCAGCACCGATCTTCAACGAGTTCATGCAGGCAGCCACCCAGGATCAGCCGCCGCAGAAGTTCCAGGTTCCGGCGGGCATGATTATCACGGCGGTCAATCGCGGAACCGGTATGGCGGCTCAGCCCGGCGATCCGAACGCCATCATGGAAGCCTTCAAGCCCGGCACCGGCCCGGCCACGACCTTCACGGTCATCGGCGGCGGCGATGCTTCGGCACAGGTCGCGCCCGAGGAGATTCTCAGAACCTCGCCGCAGGCCAACCAGGCGGTCACTTCAGGCTCGGGCGGCCTCTTCTGA
- a CDS encoding Rne/Rng family ribonuclease has product MADKMLIDASHEEETRVVVVRGNRIEEFDFESQHKKQIRGNIYLAKVTRVEPSLQAAFVDYGGNRHGFLAFAEIHPDYYQIPLADRQALLRAEAEEHRRDDDVEHVETALDLSQQDQPDIGIVQNDEATAAAAEEAPALEVAAPAAEAEAPVKKAKPRRSRKKVVAEAPADETPVAEAKVDAPGEDEEGPSGEMAAMVETDSISEDVDVSKRRHDDDDDDDHDHEEEVIESVGAEDAMEEVPDRVQRKPRKQYRIQEVIKRRQILLVQVAKEERGNKGAALTTYLSLAGRYSVLMPNTARGGGISRKITNPQDRKRLKEIAKMLEVPLGMGVILRTAGANRTKVEVKRDFEYLMRLWENVRTLTLASTAPCLVYEEGSLIKRSIRDLYNKDISEVIVSGEEGYREAKDFMKMLMPSHAKVVQPYRDIHPIFARSGIEAQLDRMLQPQVTLKSGGYLIMTQTEALVSIDVNSGRSTREHSIEDTALQTNLEAADEVARQLRLRDLAGLVVIDFIDMEEKRNNRAVEKKLKECLKNDRARIQVGRISHFGLLEMSRQRIRASVLESTTQVCSHCSGTGHVRSQSSVALHVLRGVEEYLLKNTTHDITVRTTPEIALYLLNHKRQTIVDYESRFGVTIIIGADSTVGAQHFAIDRGEPVENPVKIETLFNFAAIPEDDDDDIVIEADEDEEEELEEKAASVEQQPVARSSESNDGNRKRKRRRRRRGRGSDVQTASQPGDTSAEDGDEDGDEGDEDDSNENSEVSAVSGSDDDDAQQKRKRRRRGKRGGRRNRDGEGEGNELAAGEESGSDEGADGEEDGENDVAVTVAEIVIAEGEAAVESQPAMAAVETASIVAEDVKPAKSRSRRKPKAEASPVETPVVEAAPVVDAEAETVAEIAVDLDTPAEPVVAAEPEAAKPARANRESNVASSEPVVKSTRTNEATDSDGKPKKAGWWQRRGFF; this is encoded by the coding sequence ATGGCAGACAAAATGCTTATCGACGCGTCTCACGAGGAAGAGACGCGCGTCGTTGTCGTTCGCGGGAACCGCATAGAAGAATTTGACTTCGAATCACAGCACAAGAAGCAAATCCGCGGCAACATCTATCTCGCCAAGGTAACCAGGGTAGAACCCTCGCTACAGGCAGCCTTCGTTGACTACGGCGGCAACCGGCACGGCTTCCTGGCCTTCGCTGAAATCCATCCTGACTACTACCAGATCCCGCTCGCCGACCGGCAGGCGCTATTGAGGGCGGAAGCCGAAGAGCATCGCCGCGATGACGATGTCGAGCATGTCGAAACGGCGCTCGATCTTTCGCAGCAGGATCAGCCTGACATCGGCATCGTCCAGAACGACGAAGCTACAGCCGCCGCTGCGGAAGAAGCCCCTGCCCTCGAGGTAGCCGCTCCCGCCGCTGAAGCCGAAGCACCGGTCAAGAAGGCCAAGCCGCGCCGCAGCCGCAAGAAGGTGGTCGCGGAAGCTCCTGCCGACGAAACGCCCGTTGCCGAGGCAAAGGTCGACGCACCCGGCGAAGACGAGGAAGGCCCCTCCGGCGAAATGGCCGCGATGGTCGAAACCGACTCAATCTCCGAAGATGTAGACGTTTCCAAGCGCCGTCACGACGATGACGACGATGATGATCACGACCATGAAGAGGAAGTGATCGAATCCGTCGGTGCCGAAGACGCCATGGAAGAGGTTCCGGACCGCGTGCAGCGCAAGCCGCGCAAGCAGTATCGCATCCAGGAAGTCATCAAGCGCCGGCAGATCCTGCTGGTGCAGGTTGCCAAGGAAGAGCGCGGCAACAAGGGCGCTGCTCTCACCACCTATCTCTCGCTTGCCGGCCGCTATTCGGTTTTGATGCCGAACACGGCACGCGGCGGCGGCATTTCTCGTAAGATCACCAATCCGCAGGACCGCAAGCGCCTCAAGGAAATCGCAAAGATGCTCGAAGTGCCGTTGGGCATGGGCGTCATCCTGCGTACCGCCGGCGCCAACCGCACCAAGGTCGAGGTCAAGCGCGACTTCGAATATCTGATGCGCCTGTGGGAAAACGTCCGTACGCTGACGCTCGCTTCGACCGCTCCCTGCCTCGTCTATGAAGAAGGCAGCCTGATCAAGCGCTCGATCCGCGACCTCTACAACAAGGACATCAGCGAAGTCATCGTCTCCGGCGAGGAAGGCTATCGTGAAGCGAAAGACTTCATGAAGATGCTGATGCCGAGCCATGCCAAGGTGGTTCAGCCCTATCGCGACATCCACCCGATCTTCGCGCGTTCCGGCATCGAGGCGCAGCTCGACCGCATGCTGCAGCCGCAGGTCACGCTGAAGTCCGGTGGCTACCTGATCATGACCCAGACGGAAGCTCTGGTTTCGATCGACGTCAACTCCGGCCGCTCGACACGCGAACATTCGATCGAAGATACCGCGCTTCAGACCAACCTCGAAGCCGCCGACGAAGTGGCACGTCAGCTTCGCTTGCGCGACCTTGCAGGCCTTGTTGTCATCGACTTCATCGACATGGAAGAGAAGCGCAACAATCGCGCTGTCGAGAAGAAGCTGAAGGAATGCCTGAAAAACGACCGCGCCCGCATCCAGGTCGGCCGCATCTCGCATTTCGGTCTTCTGGAAATGTCGCGCCAACGCATCCGCGCATCCGTGCTGGAAAGCACCACGCAGGTCTGCTCGCATTGCAGTGGCACCGGCCACGTACGCTCGCAGTCCTCGGTCGCGCTGCATGTTCTGCGCGGGGTCGAAGAGTATCTGCTCAAGAACACGACGCACGACATCACCGTCCGCACGACGCCTGAGATCGCGCTCTATCTGCTCAACCATAAGCGTCAGACGATCGTCGATTATGAGAGCCGCTTCGGTGTCACCATCATCATTGGCGCTGATAGCACCGTCGGTGCGCAGCACTTTGCCATCGACCGTGGCGAGCCGGTGGAAAATCCGGTGAAGATCGAAACCCTGTTCAACTTCGCCGCCATTCCGGAGGATGATGACGACGATATCGTCATCGAGGCCGATGAGGACGAAGAAGAAGAACTGGAAGAAAAGGCAGCCAGCGTCGAGCAGCAGCCTGTTGCCCGTTCTTCCGAGAGCAATGATGGCAACCGCAAGCGCAAGCGTCGCCGCCGTCGTCGTGGTCGCGGCAGCGATGTCCAGACAGCCTCCCAGCCTGGGGACACCTCCGCCGAAGACGGCGATGAGGATGGAGACGAAGGCGACGAGGACGATAGCAACGAGAACAGTGAAGTCTCGGCCGTTTCCGGCAGCGATGACGATGACGCCCAGCAGAAGCGTAAGCGCCGCCGTCGCGGCAAGCGCGGCGGTCGCCGAAATCGTGATGGCGAAGGCGAAGGCAATGAATTGGCTGCCGGTGAGGAATCCGGCTCCGATGAAGGCGCTGACGGTGAGGAAGACGGCGAAAATGATGTCGCTGTAACTGTCGCCGAGATTGTTATTGCCGAAGGCGAAGCCGCCGTCGAAAGCCAGCCGGCCATGGCCGCTGTCGAGACGGCGTCCATCGTCGCCGAAGATGTAAAGCCCGCCAAGAGCCGCAGCCGTCGCAAGCCGAAGGCGGAAGCATCGCCTGTGGAAACACCGGTTGTCGAAGCAGCCCCTGTGGTTGACGCCGAAGCCGAAACTGTTGCCGAAATCGCAGTCGATCTCGATACCCCGGCCGAACCGGTCGTGGCAGCCGAGCCCGAAGCGGCCAAGCCGGCACGCGCCAACCGCGAATCGAATGTCGCCTCCTCCGAGCCGGTGGTCAAATCCACCCGCACGAACGAGGCCACCGATAGCGACGGCAAGCCGAAGAAGGCTGGCTGGTGGCAGCGCCGCGGGTTCTTCTGA
- the aroQ gene encoding type II 3-dehydroquinate dehydratase, whose amino-acid sequence MAQTIFVLNGPNLNALGKREPGIYGGKTLKDIEADCKSVGESLGFVIDFRQSNHEGVLVDWMHEACDTAAGVAINPGAYGHTSIALHDAIRAISVPVVEVHISNIHAREEFRHKSMIAPAAKGMICGFGPYSYILALHALKSITQ is encoded by the coding sequence ATGGCGCAAACAATTTTCGTCCTGAACGGACCCAATTTGAATGCCCTTGGCAAGCGCGAGCCGGGCATCTATGGCGGCAAGACCCTCAAGGATATCGAAGCCGATTGTAAGTCCGTGGGCGAAAGCCTGGGCTTCGTCATCGATTTCCGTCAGAGCAATCATGAAGGCGTGCTGGTCGATTGGATGCACGAAGCCTGCGATACTGCCGCCGGCGTCGCGATTAATCCCGGGGCCTATGGCCACACGTCGATCGCGCTTCACGATGCGATCCGCGCCATTTCGGTTCCGGTGGTGGAGGTCCATATCTCCAACATCCACGCACGCGAAGAATTCCGGCACAAATCAATGATCGCGCCCGCCGCCAAGGGAATGATCTGCGGTTTCGGGCCTTATAGTTACATCCTGGCGCTGCACGCGCTGAAATCCATCACGCAATAG